A section of the Subtercola frigoramans genome encodes:
- a CDS encoding ATP-binding cassette domain-containing protein, which produces MSSASDFSSDDGTAVSAPDVVTGGSVELDADGSDTVEPRAASARVSGASTPARRAPARPRAAPRSTQKPAPGRKPAAASTAEADATTDTTTDSPTTARRPQAPRRPAPRTPAPRTPAPRSSAQKTPVRKPGERTTPLAETPAQELPAQELPALERPAPALPAHELPAQELPAQGSSDSSRASDEAGAVGGDASDSVDTVDVVEAIETAFVAAEVAEQREAERIDQVIQFQERDELSISDLPNSSAEAIDDSVLSLTGVVKRFGSTIAVDGIDLHVRRGAFYGIVGPNGAGKTTTLSMITGLVRPDEGSIVVNGLDVWKDSAGAKKMIGVLPDKLRLFDRLTGRQLLHYSGSLRGLKARDVKERSEELAEAFGIQDALGRLVSDYSAGMTKKLALAASMIHSPSMLVLDEPFEAVDPVSADIVTDILKRYVHKGGTVVLSSHSMDMIERVCDGVAIIVHGRVLSSGTVEEVSAGSTLEDRFIELAGGHKAVEGMEWLLSSFD; this is translated from the coding sequence AACCCCGCGCGGCGTCAGCGCGGGTATCCGGCGCGAGTACTCCGGCACGGAGGGCGCCTGCCCGGCCCAGGGCAGCGCCCAGGAGCACGCAGAAGCCGGCGCCAGGCCGCAAACCGGCAGCTGCTTCGACCGCAGAGGCTGATGCCACCACTGACACCACCACTGATTCGCCGACTACAGCCAGAAGACCACAGGCGCCCCGCCGGCCCGCCCCACGCACTCCTGCCCCGCGCACTCCCGCCCCCCGTTCTTCCGCCCAGAAGACGCCCGTCCGAAAGCCCGGAGAGCGCACCACTCCGCTAGCCGAGACTCCGGCCCAGGAGCTCCCGGCCCAGGAGCTCCCGGCCCTGGAGCGGCCTGCTCCAGCGCTGCCTGCCCACGAGCTGCCGGCCCAGGAGCTCCCGGCCCAGGGGAGTAGCGATTCCAGCCGGGCCAGTGACGAGGCCGGCGCAGTGGGCGGTGACGCCAGCGATTCGGTCGACACCGTCGATGTCGTCGAAGCGATCGAGACCGCGTTCGTGGCCGCCGAGGTTGCCGAACAGCGTGAGGCTGAGCGCATCGACCAGGTCATCCAGTTCCAGGAACGCGACGAGCTGAGCATTTCCGATCTCCCGAACAGTTCGGCCGAGGCGATCGACGACAGCGTGCTCTCCTTGACGGGCGTGGTGAAGCGTTTCGGGTCGACGATCGCCGTGGACGGAATCGACCTGCACGTTCGACGGGGAGCCTTCTACGGAATCGTCGGGCCGAACGGTGCCGGGAAGACCACAACACTGTCGATGATCACCGGGCTTGTTCGACCGGATGAGGGATCGATTGTCGTCAACGGCCTGGATGTCTGGAAGGACTCCGCAGGCGCGAAGAAGATGATCGGCGTGCTGCCAGACAAGCTGCGTCTCTTCGATCGGCTGACCGGTCGCCAGCTGCTTCACTACTCCGGCTCATTGCGCGGGCTGAAAGCCCGAGACGTGAAGGAGCGCAGCGAAGAACTGGCAGAGGCCTTCGGGATACAGGATGCGCTGGGGCGGCTTGTCTCGGACTACTCGGCGGGTATGACGAAGAAACTCGCTCTCGCCGCATCGATGATTCACTCTCCGAGCATGCTCGTCCTCGATGAGCCCTTCGAGGCCGTCGATCCGGTCTCTGCCGATATCGTCACCGACATTCTCAAGCGGTACGTCCACAAGGGCGGTACCGTCGTGCTCTCCAGTCACAGCATGGACATGATCGAACGCGTCTGTGACGGAGTCGCGATCATCGTTCACGGGCGGGTTCTCTCCAGCGGTACCGTGGAGGAAGTCAGTGCGGGCTCGACGCTCGAAGACCGGTTCATCGAACTTGCCGGCGGTCACAAAGCAGTTGAAGGCATGGAATGGTTGCTCAGCTCATTCGACTGA
- a CDS encoding ABC transporter permease → MVAQLIRLRLALLSNIFSGTRRRALGVTVGLLLATTAVVSVCLRIADLAGEPSSSVRTAVVLSGSAVVAAFLLVPMLFQRSDAMDPRRFAGFGFASRSLAFALVASSIVALPVVAAALFTLSAVVAWSQNAGVAFVALMSGVLGLATCVLLGRLSSSLAAYLLSSRRAREVAGTVGVFVLVILAPAAVLLLSINWGAEGATWAQRLAGILGVTPVGAAWTIPAALAEGDGAGALISFVIAAATVAVLWAAWQLLTTSMLTSTRREDESSEPSALGWFGRLPSTPSATIAARSLTYWSRDPRYWVPLLIVPVVPIVMAVPLVLVSFPLSSYALIPLPVMCLFLAFMVHNDISLDNSAVWLHVVSGRRGVADRLGRVIPVILIGIPLIGVGSVVTVLLANNSSALPSVLGVSTCVLLSTLGLGNLISARFPYAATRPGDSPFTQPQSTGSTSVFVQVAVVVGTLALTLPSIAYAVAAQFGDSEAHWSSLWSGVGVGLLVFILGTLGGGALFNRRGPEILATTLRG, encoded by the coding sequence ATGGTTGCTCAGCTCATTCGACTGAGGCTTGCCCTCCTCTCGAACATCTTCAGCGGAACGAGACGTCGTGCCCTCGGCGTGACTGTCGGCCTGCTCCTGGCAACGACCGCGGTCGTCTCTGTGTGCCTGCGAATCGCGGATCTGGCCGGCGAGCCGTCGTCTTCTGTCAGAACCGCCGTCGTGCTCTCGGGGTCTGCTGTGGTGGCCGCGTTCCTTCTCGTTCCGATGCTCTTCCAGCGAAGCGATGCCATGGACCCGAGGCGGTTTGCCGGGTTCGGTTTTGCCTCCCGATCGTTGGCCTTCGCTCTGGTCGCCAGTTCGATCGTTGCGCTTCCGGTGGTCGCGGCTGCTCTTTTCACCCTGTCTGCGGTGGTGGCCTGGTCCCAGAATGCCGGAGTTGCTTTCGTTGCGTTGATGTCTGGCGTGCTGGGCCTTGCGACCTGCGTCCTGCTCGGAAGGCTGTCGTCGTCGCTTGCCGCGTACCTCCTGTCGAGCAGGCGCGCTCGCGAGGTCGCCGGAACCGTCGGCGTCTTCGTTCTCGTCATCCTGGCGCCGGCCGCAGTGCTCCTGCTGAGTATCAACTGGGGTGCCGAAGGGGCGACCTGGGCACAGCGGCTCGCCGGAATCCTGGGCGTGACACCAGTGGGTGCGGCTTGGACGATCCCCGCCGCCCTCGCTGAAGGCGACGGAGCCGGTGCCCTCATCTCGTTCGTCATCGCGGCGGCCACAGTCGCCGTTCTCTGGGCGGCGTGGCAGCTGCTCACGACGTCCATGCTCACCTCGACCAGGCGAGAAGACGAGTCTTCGGAGCCGAGCGCCCTCGGGTGGTTCGGGCGACTGCCCTCCACCCCGTCCGCGACCATCGCTGCGCGGAGCCTCACCTACTGGTCGCGCGATCCGCGGTACTGGGTCCCGCTGCTCATCGTGCCGGTCGTTCCGATCGTCATGGCTGTGCCGCTGGTGCTGGTCTCGTTCCCGCTGTCGTCCTATGCGCTCATTCCCCTGCCGGTCATGTGCCTCTTTCTCGCCTTCATGGTGCACAACGACATCTCGCTCGACAATTCGGCGGTCTGGCTGCACGTCGTCTCGGGTCGGCGAGGGGTAGCCGACAGGCTCGGCCGGGTCATCCCCGTGATCCTGATCGGAATTCCCCTCATCGGGGTCGGCTCGGTGGTGACGGTGCTCCTGGCCAACAACAGTTCAGCTCTGCCGTCCGTCCTCGGGGTCAGCACCTGTGTTCTCCTCTCGACCCTGGGGCTCGGCAATCTGATCTCCGCCCGTTTCCCGTATGCGGCCACTCGCCCCGGTGACAGCCCGTTCACGCAGCCCCAGTCGACGGGATCGACCTCGGTGTTCGTGCAGGTCGCGGTTGTCGTCGGAACCCTGGCGCTGACCCTACCGAGCATCGCCTACGCCGTCGCTGCCCAATTCGGTGACAGCGAGGCACACTGGAGTTCGTTGTGGTCGGGAGTCGGCGTCGGATTGCTTGTGTTCATCCTCGGTACCCTCGGGGGTGGGGCTCTCTTCAATCGCCGGGGGCCAGAAATCTTGGCGACAACGCTCCGGGGCTGA
- a CDS encoding DUF3039 domain-containing protein, whose product MDSSFFMSLSEPGGLPDGGGTATLDRELEELLTTEQMEPGDHERFSHYVQKDKILESALTGKPVKALCGKKWIPGRDPEKFPVCPTCKEIYEKMQND is encoded by the coding sequence ATGGATTCTTCGTTCTTCATGTCACTCTCCGAGCCGGGTGGTCTGCCCGACGGCGGCGGCACGGCAACTCTCGACAGGGAGCTCGAGGAGCTTCTCACTACCGAGCAGATGGAGCCGGGCGACCACGAACGCTTCTCCCACTACGTGCAGAAAGACAAGATCCTCGAGTCGGCCCTCACCGGCAAACCGGTGAAGGCGCTCTGTGGCAAGAAGTGGATCCCCGGGCGCGATCCCGAGAAGTTTCCCGTCTGCCCCACCTGCAAGGAGATCTACGAGAAGATGCAGAACGACTGA
- a CDS encoding nicotinate phosphoribosyltransferase, giving the protein MGTSTALLTDRYELTMLDAALRDGTAHRRSMFEVFARSLPHDRRYGVVAGTGRLLDLIRDFRFGEPELQWLADNDVVGAHTLEWLAAYRFSGTISGYQEGDLYFPGSPILTVESSFAEGVILETLILSVFNYDSSVASAAARMVSAAHGRPLAEMGSRRTGEHSAVAAARAAYIAGFQATSNLEAGRTWGIPTMGTAAHAFTLLHDTEEQAFRSQVSTMGPGTTLLIDTYDVEAGAELAVAVAGSGLGAVRLDSGDLPALVASVRARLDALGNTATKITVTNDLDEYTIAALAASPVDSYGVGTSLVTGSGSVAAGMVYKLVAHTDNSGRWMPVAKRSANKATIGGRKVAFRALGPDGTATAEVLYVGTASPSADTGRQLTRVLVTDGEIDDSFTGPAGVSRAREHHAAVIAELPEQGLRLAKGGEPIIPTEYVA; this is encoded by the coding sequence GTGGGTACTTCGACAGCACTTCTCACCGACCGTTACGAACTGACAATGCTCGATGCGGCCCTGCGCGACGGCACCGCGCACCGCCGCAGCATGTTCGAGGTGTTTGCTCGCAGCCTCCCCCACGACCGCCGCTACGGCGTCGTGGCCGGCACGGGTCGCCTGCTCGACCTCATCCGGGACTTCCGCTTCGGCGAACCGGAACTCCAGTGGCTCGCCGACAATGACGTCGTGGGCGCACACACACTCGAATGGTTGGCTGCGTACCGCTTCAGCGGCACCATCTCCGGCTATCAGGAGGGTGACCTGTACTTCCCCGGGTCGCCGATCCTCACGGTCGAATCCTCGTTCGCCGAGGGCGTGATCCTCGAAACCCTGATCCTGAGCGTGTTCAACTACGACTCCTCCGTTGCCAGTGCCGCTGCCCGAATGGTCTCCGCCGCCCATGGCCGCCCGCTCGCAGAGATGGGTTCACGTCGCACCGGTGAACACTCGGCAGTGGCAGCAGCACGGGCCGCGTACATTGCAGGATTCCAGGCCACCTCGAACCTCGAGGCCGGCCGCACGTGGGGCATTCCCACGATGGGAACCGCTGCCCACGCGTTCACCCTCCTCCACGACACTGAGGAGCAGGCGTTCCGCTCGCAGGTGAGCACCATGGGGCCGGGTACAACGCTGTTGATCGACACCTACGATGTGGAAGCGGGTGCGGAACTCGCGGTCGCCGTCGCGGGTTCTGGCCTCGGGGCTGTACGACTCGACTCCGGAGACCTGCCAGCGCTTGTCGCATCGGTGCGGGCCAGGCTCGACGCCCTCGGCAACACCGCTACGAAGATCACGGTCACCAACGACCTCGACGAATACACCATCGCTGCTCTCGCGGCATCGCCGGTGGATTCATACGGAGTGGGCACGTCACTCGTCACAGGCTCCGGCTCGGTGGCTGCCGGCATGGTCTACAAGCTCGTCGCCCACACCGACAATTCAGGCCGATGGATGCCCGTGGCCAAACGATCGGCCAACAAGGCTACGATCGGCGGCCGCAAGGTCGCGTTCCGCGCGCTCGGGCCTGACGGCACAGCCACGGCCGAAGTGCTCTACGTGGGCACCGCTTCGCCGAGCGCCGACACTGGTCGTCAGCTGACCCGGGTGCTGGTCACCGACGGAGAGATCGACGACTCGTTCACCGGCCCGGCCGGGGTGAGCCGGGCCCGAGAGCATCATGCTGCCGTCATCGCCGAACTGCCGGAGCAGGGACTGCGGCTTGCCAAGGGCGGCGAGCCGATCATCCCGACCGAGTATGTAGCCTGA
- the murI gene encoding glutamate racemase has protein sequence MSDAPIGIFDSGVGGLTVARSIRDQLPRESLLYVGDTAHSPYGPRPLAEVRHFALAVLDDLVAQGVKMLVIACNTASAAMLRDARERYSVPVIEVIQPAVRAAVTATRNNRVGVIGTVGTINSRAYNDAFAAAPHLELVTQACPRFVDFVEAGDTSSPELLAVAAEYLAPLKRAGVDTVVLGCTHYPFLKGAIRVVMGAGVTLVSSDTETANDVYRELVEQGIQRVAPGEPSYRYEATGESADEFLRLAHRFLGPEVSSVDLVETGVISLPPLFASRPGAATPGGTTPGTAIPEATARTLEKNS, from the coding sequence GTGAGCGACGCACCCATTGGCATCTTCGATTCCGGGGTCGGCGGGCTCACCGTGGCCCGATCGATCAGGGACCAGCTGCCCAGGGAATCGCTGCTCTATGTGGGTGACACGGCCCATTCGCCGTACGGACCGCGGCCCCTGGCCGAAGTGCGGCATTTCGCACTGGCAGTTCTCGACGATCTGGTCGCCCAGGGCGTGAAGATGCTGGTGATTGCCTGCAATACGGCATCAGCCGCGATGCTCCGCGACGCGCGTGAGCGGTATTCGGTTCCGGTCATCGAGGTGATCCAGCCCGCAGTCCGTGCCGCGGTCACGGCCACGCGCAACAACAGGGTCGGCGTCATCGGTACGGTCGGCACGATCAATTCACGCGCCTACAACGACGCCTTCGCGGCCGCACCGCACCTCGAGCTGGTCACGCAGGCCTGCCCTCGATTCGTCGACTTCGTCGAGGCGGGCGACACGTCGAGCCCCGAGCTGCTCGCGGTCGCTGCCGAGTACCTCGCGCCCCTGAAGCGCGCCGGGGTCGACACGGTCGTGCTCGGATGCACGCACTATCCCTTTCTGAAGGGTGCCATCCGCGTGGTGATGGGCGCCGGCGTCACGCTGGTCTCCAGCGACACCGAGACGGCCAACGACGTCTATCGCGAGCTGGTGGAGCAGGGCATCCAGCGCGTGGCTCCCGGTGAACCCAGCTACCGGTACGAAGCAACAGGGGAGAGCGCCGACGAGTTCCTGCGTCTGGCACACCGCTTTCTCGGCCCAGAGGTGTCATCGGTCGACCTTGTCGAGACAGGCGTGATCTCGCTGCCGCCCCTTTTCGCATCTCGCCCCGGCGCAGCCACCCCCGGCGGAACCACTCCCGGCACAGCCATCCCCGAAGCGACCGCTCGAACCCTGGAGAAGAACTCATGA
- the rph gene encoding ribonuclease PH — translation MTDSSPAPLVRHDGRAVEDLREVTIERGWSTQAEGSALISFGNTKVLCTASFTNGVPRWMSGKGKGWVTAEYAMLPRSTNSRMDREAVKGKIGGRTHEISRLIGRSLRAVVDMKALGENTIVIDCDVLQADGGTRTAAITGAYVALVDAIEWAREKKFIGQKSKPLIDSVSAVSVGIIDGTPMLDLAYVEDVRAETDMNVVVTGRGLFVEVQGTAEGAPFDRSELNSLLDLALVGTAELERLQLLALGSGA, via the coding sequence ATGACCGACAGCTCACCCGCGCCCCTCGTGCGCCACGACGGCCGCGCTGTCGAAGACCTGCGCGAGGTCACCATTGAACGGGGCTGGAGTACCCAGGCCGAGGGATCTGCTCTCATCTCGTTCGGCAACACGAAGGTGCTCTGCACTGCTTCGTTCACGAACGGCGTTCCCCGGTGGATGTCGGGCAAGGGCAAGGGCTGGGTCACCGCGGAATACGCCATGCTGCCCCGGTCCACCAACAGCCGCATGGATCGCGAGGCTGTGAAGGGCAAGATCGGTGGCCGTACCCACGAGATCTCCCGGCTCATCGGTCGCTCCCTGCGAGCGGTCGTGGACATGAAGGCGCTGGGCGAGAACACGATCGTGATCGACTGCGACGTTCTCCAGGCCGACGGTGGCACCCGCACGGCCGCCATCACGGGTGCCTATGTCGCCCTCGTCGACGCAATCGAGTGGGCCCGCGAGAAGAAGTTCATCGGTCAGAAATCCAAGCCGTTGATCGACAGCGTTTCTGCGGTGTCGGTTGGCATCATCGACGGCACCCCGATGCTCGATCTGGCGTACGTCGAAGACGTTCGGGCCGAGACCGACATGAACGTCGTCGTCACGGGCCGAGGGCTCTTCGTCGAGGTGCAGGGCACGGCTGAGGGCGCCCCCTTCGACCGGTCAGAGCTGAACTCCCTGCTCGATCTCGCGCTCGTCGGCACCGCAGAACTCGAGCGGCTTCAGCTGCTCGCCCTCGGCTCCGGCGCCTGA
- the rdgB gene encoding RdgB/HAM1 family non-canonical purine NTP pyrophosphatase: protein MSVRIVLATHNQHKVDEFQKILGARLPELEIVRYDRPEPVEDGVTFAANALIKARAAAAQTGLPALADDSGLCVDVLGGAPGIFSARWAGHGKGDVANRDLLLDQLADLHDEDRGAAFACTIALVVPSGEHAGPDAEPIELVATGLWRGSLARSSRGANGFGYDPIFVPEGLSVTAAELTAEEKNARSHRALAFENLIPLLRMSVIPN, encoded by the coding sequence GTGAGCGTACGCATCGTTCTGGCCACCCACAACCAGCACAAGGTCGACGAGTTCCAGAAGATCCTCGGGGCTCGGTTGCCTGAGCTCGAAATCGTGCGCTACGACCGCCCGGAGCCGGTCGAAGACGGGGTCACCTTCGCCGCCAACGCCTTGATCAAGGCCAGAGCGGCGGCGGCGCAGACCGGGCTGCCAGCCCTGGCTGATGACTCTGGACTGTGCGTCGACGTGCTCGGCGGGGCACCAGGCATCTTCTCGGCCCGCTGGGCAGGGCACGGCAAGGGAGACGTGGCAAACCGAGACCTTCTCCTGGACCAGCTGGCTGATCTCCACGATGAAGACCGGGGCGCTGCCTTCGCCTGCACGATTGCCCTCGTCGTCCCCTCTGGCGAACATGCTGGGCCGGATGCTGAACCGATCGAACTCGTCGCAACCGGACTCTGGCGGGGCTCCCTGGCCCGCAGCTCCCGTGGCGCGAACGGCTTCGGCTACGACCCCATCTTCGTTCCCGAGGGGCTCAGTGTCACCGCTGCCGAATTGACAGCCGAGGAGAAGAACGCCCGGAGTCACAGGGCGCTGGCATTCGAGAACCTCATCCCGCTACTGAGAATGAGCGTCATTCCCAACTAG
- a CDS encoding cation diffusion facilitator family transporter encodes MSGHEAGHSHASGSTNRTRLGIAIAIVSVVLLLEVGGAIVSGSLALLADAGHMLSDLFGLIIALIASIIALRPASERHTFGFQRAEVLAALLNGVILVGVAVYVAVEGVTRLLNPGTDHVQGGTMLVIAGIGLVANVAALLVLRGGDTKSYNMRGAYLEVLGDTLGSLAVIGAAIVILTTGFVAADALASLAIAAMIVPRAFVLIRDVVGVLIQSVPRETDVQQIRDHILRTPGVLEVHDVHVWAITSGEPVFSAHVVVDSSVFVDGTTGAVLDQLSECLSEHFDVKHSTFQLEPAEHAGHEPGQHR; translated from the coding sequence ATGAGTGGGCACGAAGCAGGGCACAGCCACGCGAGCGGCTCCACGAACCGTACACGTCTGGGCATCGCGATTGCAATCGTCTCCGTCGTGCTTCTCCTCGAGGTCGGCGGCGCGATCGTCAGCGGCTCGCTGGCCCTGCTCGCCGACGCAGGGCACATGCTCTCCGACCTGTTCGGGCTGATCATCGCCCTCATCGCCTCGATCATCGCACTGCGACCGGCGTCAGAAAGGCACACGTTCGGCTTCCAGCGCGCAGAGGTGCTTGCCGCGTTGCTCAACGGAGTGATTCTCGTCGGCGTTGCGGTGTACGTTGCAGTCGAAGGTGTGACCCGGCTGCTGAACCCCGGCACCGATCACGTGCAGGGTGGCACGATGCTGGTGATCGCGGGTATCGGGCTCGTGGCCAATGTGGCGGCCCTGCTGGTGTTGCGCGGTGGTGACACGAAGTCCTACAACATGCGCGGAGCGTACCTCGAGGTGCTCGGAGACACGCTCGGCTCGCTGGCCGTGATCGGTGCCGCCATCGTGATCCTCACCACAGGATTCGTCGCTGCAGACGCCCTGGCCTCTCTTGCCATCGCGGCGATGATCGTACCGCGCGCCTTCGTGCTGATTCGAGACGTGGTGGGAGTTCTCATCCAGTCGGTTCCCCGGGAGACCGATGTGCAGCAGATCCGTGACCACATCCTGCGGACTCCCGGCGTGCTCGAAGTTCACGACGTGCACGTGTGGGCCATCACCTCGGGGGAGCCGGTCTTCTCGGCGCACGTGGTTGTCGACAGCAGCGTCTTCGTCGACGGCACGACGGGAGCTGTGCTCGATCAGCTCTCCGAATGTCTCTCCGAACACTTCGACGTCAAGCACTCGACCTTCCAGCTCGAACCGGCCGAACACGCAGGGCATGAACCTGGGCAGCATCGCTGA
- a CDS encoding DedA family protein, producing MHTALIPFLDPTTLINAFGPWALLGICFIVFAETGLLVGFVLPGDTLLFFTGLLTFTGTIGVPIYFVAPAIALAAFIGGEAGYLIGRKAGPRIFERKESGFFSIKNVERTNAFFERFGGFAVVIARFVPVVRTFAPVAAGVGRMDYRKYSLYNAIGAIIWGGGFVMLGYFLGQIPVVADFTAKYIDVVLLAVVVITLVPTVLHTVMSARKSKKLATAADADTVEATGAAEELLLDPEVFNRRPGKGHAAE from the coding sequence TTGCACACTGCACTCATACCGTTTCTCGATCCCACCACGCTGATCAACGCGTTCGGCCCCTGGGCGCTGCTCGGCATCTGCTTCATCGTCTTCGCTGAAACCGGGCTCCTGGTCGGATTCGTGCTGCCCGGCGACACGCTGCTCTTCTTCACCGGGCTACTCACCTTCACCGGAACGATCGGCGTGCCGATCTACTTCGTGGCCCCCGCCATCGCCCTCGCGGCCTTCATCGGCGGTGAGGCCGGGTACCTGATCGGCCGCAAGGCGGGTCCACGCATCTTCGAACGCAAGGAATCCGGGTTCTTCAGCATCAAGAACGTCGAACGCACGAATGCGTTCTTCGAGCGGTTCGGCGGCTTCGCGGTCGTCATCGCCCGCTTCGTGCCGGTTGTTCGCACCTTCGCACCCGTTGCTGCCGGCGTCGGGCGCATGGACTACCGCAAGTACAGCCTGTACAACGCGATCGGTGCCATCATCTGGGGTGGCGGATTCGTCATGCTCGGGTACTTCCTCGGCCAGATCCCGGTTGTCGCCGACTTCACTGCGAAGTACATCGACGTCGTGCTCCTCGCCGTTGTCGTGATCACGCTGGTCCCCACCGTTCTGCACACCGTGATGTCGGCCCGCAAGTCGAAGAAGCTTGCCACTGCTGCCGACGCAGACACTGTCGAGGCCACCGGGGCAGCCGAAGAACTGCTGCTCGACCCCGAGGTGTTCAACCGCCGGCCAGGCAAGGGCCACGCCGCCGAGTGA
- a CDS encoding MFS transporter, with translation MSIAEPDFSFRQIALPALLPSLLFAIGEGAIIPLIPALASNLGASLAVAGFIAGMTMLGQLVGDIPSGWVVSRIGERRAMIYAAALAILAVVLCLLAASPAVFGVGIFFLGLAAAIFSLARHAFLTTFVPRPYRARALSTLGGTFRAGWFIGPFLGAGLIALTGDSQAVFWIQGACAVAIIVLLIVVPDPIEKLSLPDVGGEFIAEESTGLVKTLWGHRGLLARIGSGVALVMGLRAARMIILPLWAVSLGLSESNTALIIGVGGALDFALFYTSGQIMDRFGRLFSVIPSMLGMGVALLALSVTHDLPAALTWFIVLTIVLGISNGVGSGIVMTLGADLAPPDDPAPFLGAFRFTGDLGTAGAPLLISLVVAVASLPLAAAVLGLLGFVGAGVLLRYVPRYAPGADPRHSPRNPPRNGRRMLAPTPPE, from the coding sequence GTGAGCATCGCCGAACCCGATTTCTCCTTCCGGCAGATCGCCCTGCCGGCGTTGTTGCCCTCGCTTCTGTTCGCGATCGGCGAGGGCGCGATCATCCCGCTCATCCCGGCCCTGGCGAGCAACCTCGGGGCGAGTCTCGCCGTCGCCGGATTCATCGCCGGTATGACCATGCTCGGCCAACTGGTGGGCGACATCCCGAGCGGCTGGGTGGTCAGCCGAATTGGTGAGCGCCGCGCAATGATCTACGCCGCGGCCCTCGCGATCCTCGCGGTCGTGCTGTGCCTGCTGGCCGCCAGCCCGGCGGTGTTCGGTGTCGGCATCTTCTTTCTGGGGCTGGCAGCTGCGATCTTCTCGCTGGCGCGCCATGCCTTCCTCACGACCTTCGTGCCCAGGCCCTACCGTGCGCGGGCCCTGTCGACCCTGGGCGGCACCTTCCGTGCGGGCTGGTTCATCGGGCCCTTCCTCGGAGCAGGCCTCATTGCTCTGACCGGCGACTCTCAGGCCGTCTTCTGGATCCAGGGCGCCTGTGCGGTCGCGATCATCGTACTGCTCATCGTCGTTCCCGACCCCATCGAGAAGCTCAGCCTTCCCGATGTGGGTGGCGAGTTCATCGCCGAGGAGTCCACGGGCCTCGTGAAGACTCTCTGGGGGCACCGGGGGCTCCTGGCGCGCATCGGCAGCGGCGTGGCACTCGTCATGGGCCTGAGGGCGGCACGGATGATCATCCTGCCGCTCTGGGCCGTCAGTCTTGGCCTCAGCGAAAGCAACACGGCGCTGATCATCGGCGTCGGCGGCGCACTGGACTTCGCCCTCTTCTACACCAGTGGCCAGATCATGGACAGGTTCGGGCGGCTCTTCAGCGTGATTCCGTCGATGCTGGGCATGGGCGTCGCGCTCCTGGCCCTCTCCGTGACGCACGATCTGCCGGCGGCGCTCACCTGGTTCATTGTGCTCACGATCGTGCTGGGCATATCGAACGGTGTCGGCAGTGGAATCGTCATGACGCTCGGTGCCGACCTCGCGCCACCCGATGACCCTGCGCCGTTCCTCGGTGCCTTCCGCTTCACTGGTGACCTCGGCACGGCCGGTGCGCCCCTGCTGATCTCGCTCGTCGTCGCCGTGGCATCGCTGCCGCTGGCCGCCGCAGTTCTCGGACTTCTCGGGTTCGTGGGGGCTGGGGTATTGCTGCGGTACGTACCCCGGTATGCCCCCGGAGCCGACCCCCGACACAGCCCGCGGAACCCCCCACGCAACGGCCGCCGGATGCTCGCCCCCACACCCCCCGAATAA